The Candidatus Dormiibacterota bacterium genome includes a window with the following:
- a CDS encoding DUF4916 domain-containing protein, with amino-acid sequence MLDDKDYLKAIKSVPIICVDVVPVRFIDDKPQIGIITRQTGPFAGSAAVVGGRVRKDETITEAIARHLRHDLEIEFFEFFRSNEATPFYVQQYFEEVESGSSYGHDPAKHDIALNYLIEIQDDPKPKNEASDFYWINESEVPKSGYRQEIIMKAAFKHLHNQATQPSRS; translated from the coding sequence ATGTTAGATGATAAAGATTACTTAAAAGCGATTAAATCGGTTCCTATCATATGCGTGGATGTAGTGCCCGTCAGGTTTATAGATGATAAACCTCAAATAGGCATTATTACCCGCCAAACCGGACCCTTTGCGGGCAGTGCTGCCGTGGTCGGCGGCCGGGTGAGGAAAGACGAGACTATAACAGAAGCTATTGCCCGCCACTTAAGACACGACCTAGAAATCGAATTTTTCGAGTTCTTCCGCTCGAATGAAGCCACGCCTTTTTATGTGCAGCAGTATTTTGAGGAGGTTGAGTCAGGCAGCAGTTACGGTCACGATCCGGCTAAGCACGATATTGCGCTTAATTACCTGATTGAAATCCAAGATGATCCAAAGCCGAAAAACGAAGCCAGTGATTTTTACTGGATCAATGAGTCAGAAGTTCCAAAAAGTGGGTACCGACAGGAGATTATTATGAAAGCCGCCTTTAAGCATCTACATAACCAAGCTACTCAACCGTCACGCTCTTAG
- a CDS encoding VanW family protein, with translation MSLDRITNRLILNLGLAAAGLFIIAQVGLVWAGAGKIYPGVTVNGVYVGNLSRDQAKKKIGEEARQYMGKIIPVQYGDTTLSIPVSGIGVAYSTAAVDEAYNYGRSGNFIERLQQRWRLLTSRQARFDRFNIDDAKLRPFLQQAEEAAVAPVSNAMLNFHNGSVGVGPAIPGKRLERGGLILTLQKRIASMNTELIRAPIYNIEPKINETDLAAAKAQADTFISSPLTVTASGRTEVIELPTIVSWIEVSQSQSGSPLQRRLTSYYEELLPVNVKLAISKKAVEGYVAELAGKVNQEGQDAALTIDEGRATVFRPSRNGIALEQPQAVEAIIKTLGERQPERKVALATKIIKPAINEENLNNLGIKELLSEGVSFFPGSNPERIQNIRVGKSKYNGVLLKPGEVFSFGKLLGDVGPETGYAPSKVIIGNRQELQYGGGLCQVSSTAYRAALNAGLPILERVNHSFAVSFYTQPYGVPGVDATIYYPAVDFKFKNDTPAHILIQTVMQGTTLKFQFYGTKTKEGRIRGPEFVSGSTNAEEPSHTVFYRDVLDLNGQVIKTDTVHTYYKSSKDFPSKPQFN, from the coding sequence ATGTCGCTTGATAGAATCACCAACCGTTTAATATTGAATCTGGGGCTAGCTGCGGCCGGGCTTTTTATTATTGCTCAGGTCGGCTTGGTATGGGCCGGTGCCGGTAAGATCTATCCGGGCGTAACTGTTAATGGTGTCTACGTAGGCAATCTAAGCCGCGATCAAGCCAAAAAGAAAATAGGCGAAGAAGCCCGGCAGTATATGGGCAAAATTATACCGGTGCAGTATGGCGATACGACCTTGAGTATACCGGTTTCGGGTATTGGTGTGGCTTACAGTACGGCCGCTGTAGACGAGGCTTATAATTACGGGCGCAGCGGAAACTTTATAGAGCGTCTTCAGCAACGCTGGCGACTGTTGACTAGCCGCCAGGCTCGGTTTGATAGATTCAATATAGATGACGCTAAATTAAGGCCGTTTTTGCAACAAGCAGAAGAGGCCGCGGTAGCCCCGGTGTCTAATGCGATGCTAAATTTCCACAATGGCAGCGTAGGAGTCGGCCCGGCGATACCCGGAAAGCGCCTAGAGCGGGGCGGTCTGATTTTGACTCTGCAGAAGCGTATTGCCAGCATGAATACCGAGCTGATCAGGGCGCCGATTTATAATATTGAACCTAAAATTAACGAGACTGACTTAGCCGCCGCTAAAGCCCAGGCCGACACATTTATATCTAGCCCGCTAACGGTTACGGCTTCGGGCAGAACCGAAGTAATTGAGCTACCCACAATTGTAAGCTGGATAGAAGTCAGCCAAAGCCAATCAGGGAGCCCACTGCAAAGGCGTCTCACCTCTTATTACGAGGAGCTGCTTCCTGTGAACGTTAAGCTAGCCATTAGCAAAAAGGCGGTTGAGGGCTACGTGGCCGAGCTGGCGGGGAAGGTAAACCAAGAAGGGCAGGATGCTGCCCTAACTATAGACGAAGGCCGAGCTACCGTCTTCCGCCCCAGTCGTAATGGCATTGCGCTGGAACAGCCGCAAGCAGTAGAGGCAATTATTAAGACACTGGGTGAGCGCCAGCCAGAGCGCAAGGTAGCGCTCGCTACCAAAATCATTAAGCCGGCCATTAACGAAGAAAATCTGAATAATCTCGGCATTAAAGAACTGCTGAGTGAGGGTGTAAGCTTTTTTCCGGGCTCGAACCCTGAGCGTATTCAGAATATTAGGGTAGGTAAATCTAAATACAACGGCGTCTTGCTTAAGCCCGGCGAGGTGTTTTCTTTCGGCAAGCTGCTGGGCGATGTCGGCCCCGAAACCGGCTACGCGCCATCTAAGGTAATTATAGGCAACCGGCAGGAACTGCAATACGGCGGTGGCCTGTGCCAGGTTTCCTCGACTGCTTACCGCGCCGCATTGAACGCCGGGCTGCCTATTCTAGAGCGGGTTAACCACTCCTTTGCCGTTAGCTTCTATACCCAACCATACGGAGTGCCTGGCGTGGACGCTACCATTTACTACCCCGCAGTGGACTTTAAGTTCAAAAACGACACCCCGGCCCATATTCTGATCCAAACCGTCATGCAGGGCACCACGCTCAAGTTTCAGTTCTATGGCACCAAGACCAAAGAGGGGCGCATCCGCGGCCCCGAGTTCGTGAGCGGAAGCACAAATGCCGAAGAGCCTTCACACACTGTTTTTTATCGGGATGTACTGGATCTGAACGGGCAGGTAATTAAGACCGATACTGTTCATACTTATTATAAATCGAGTAAGGATTTCCCCTCCAAGCCCCAGTTTAATTAA
- the lexA gene encoding transcriptional repressor LexA, protein MGEPLTKRQKEVYDYITQYIEAHGYAPSYREIAEAFKLGSVATVADHVETLVSKGMLSKNEGSARSLQVIKEADFDEDRSIGLPIMGLIAAGQPIQTLEGHKETLEVPPFMVGRRHSYVLQVKGDSMVEDGIFEGDYVVIQEKEVPSNGEMVVALINGEEATLKRYYKEKNHIRLQPANSAYEPIIVKAGTPINIQGVCIGVIRKY, encoded by the coding sequence ATGGGCGAACCATTAACAAAACGGCAAAAAGAAGTCTACGACTACATCACTCAGTATATAGAGGCGCACGGCTATGCCCCGAGCTATCGGGAGATTGCCGAAGCTTTTAAACTCGGCTCAGTGGCCACTGTAGCCGATCATGTAGAAACATTAGTATCCAAAGGGATGCTGAGCAAGAATGAAGGCTCAGCTCGCTCCCTGCAGGTAATTAAAGAAGCCGATTTTGATGAGGATCGTTCCATTGGCCTGCCGATTATGGGCTTGATTGCTGCCGGCCAGCCGATCCAAACCCTGGAGGGCCATAAGGAAACCCTGGAGGTACCACCCTTTATGGTCGGCCGCCGCCACTCCTACGTGCTGCAAGTTAAGGGTGACTCCATGGTAGAAGACGGCATATTTGAAGGCGATTACGTAGTGATACAGGAAAAAGAAGTGCCCTCAAATGGCGAAATGGTGGTGGCACTTATTAACGGTGAAGAGGCAACTCTAAAACGCTACTATAAAGAGAAGAATCATATTCGTCTGCAGCCGGCTAACTCGGCTTATGAACCGATTATTGTAAAGGCTGGGACTCCGATTAATATTCAAGGCGTATGCATAGGCGTCATAAGGAAGTACTAG
- a CDS encoding sugar phosphate nucleotidyltransferase gives MIIVIIAGGAGTRLWPLSQADTPKHLLSLIGKQSLLQDTYKRSAAITKNIYVITEASHAEEVRKQLPKLKPDRVIAEPARRGTASCILLALAHLKNRIKPGEPVVFLHADHHITDTKSFAQAVRFAAEGSVKYQKITLIGLRPTYPATGFGYIQVGKKVEQKKSLHLNKTLKFVEKPDAPTAGKYLRSGDYLWNLGLFTAPIEVFESEIRICAPSLWAGYQKITTSLGNTRRLQRTYLSLKTQPIDTALIEKTAENLVVPGSFGWADIGSFLDLHKILKGRKHNSLKGDVQLIDCEDSMIHGSGKPIVAIGLSGIVVVDTPDGLLVCAKEKSQLVGEAAKQLQKRAKETKR, from the coding sequence ATGATTATCGTGATTATAGCTGGCGGGGCCGGCACCAGACTCTGGCCGCTTTCGCAGGCAGATACCCCCAAGCATCTCCTGAGTTTAATAGGCAAGCAATCTCTCTTGCAGGATACCTATAAGCGATCCGCAGCCATCACAAAAAACATATACGTAATTACTGAGGCTTCTCATGCAGAAGAAGTGCGCAAACAGTTACCGAAACTAAAGCCAGATCGGGTAATTGCAGAGCCTGCCAGACGAGGAACGGCTTCGTGTATTCTTTTAGCTTTGGCTCATCTTAAAAACCGCATAAAGCCGGGGGAGCCAGTAGTCTTTTTGCATGCCGATCATCACATTACAGACACTAAGAGTTTTGCCCAGGCCGTCCGGTTTGCGGCTGAGGGTTCGGTAAAATATCAAAAAATAACACTTATCGGCCTAAGACCAACCTACCCTGCGACTGGTTTCGGTTATATACAGGTCGGCAAGAAAGTAGAACAGAAAAAGAGCCTACATTTGAACAAGACGCTGAAATTTGTCGAAAAGCCCGATGCCCCAACGGCTGGCAAATACTTGAGGAGCGGAGATTATTTGTGGAATCTCGGGCTGTTTACAGCCCCCATAGAGGTTTTTGAGTCAGAAATCCGCATCTGTGCACCAAGCTTATGGGCGGGTTATCAGAAGATTACCACCAGCTTGGGCAACACTCGTAGGTTGCAAAGGACATATTTGAGCCTCAAGACTCAGCCGATAGATACAGCTTTAATCGAAAAAACGGCTGAAAACCTAGTAGTACCTGGTTCTTTCGGCTGGGCCGATATCGGCTCATTTCTAGATTTGCACAAAATTTTGAAAGGACGCAAACACAACTCACTAAAAGGTGACGTGCAACTGATAGATTGCGAGGACTCGATGATACACGGTTCCGGCAAGCCGATTGTGGCGATCGGCCTTTCCGGAATCGTGGTAGTAGACACCCCAGACGGCCTGCTGGTCTGTGCCAAAGAAAAATCACAGCTGGTAGGTGAAGCCGCTAAACAGCTGCAAAAGAGAGCTAAAGAAACCAAAAGGTAA
- the glmS gene encoding glutamine--fructose-6-phosphate transaminase (isomerizing), translated as MCGIIGYIGNGKAAPVLTGGLRRMEYRGYDSAGIAVIQEGHLKTIKRQGKVEELAKAVNDADFHGPVGIGHTRWATHGVPSEANAHPHMAGRVAIVHNGIIENFSELKSKLTSEGVEFKSQTDSEVLAHMISAYVQEGCDLPQAVQKTVQQVVGTFGLAVIERDRPDVIVAARRGSPLLIGVGNNEMFIASDATAIVGHTNKVVYLEDDEIAICRPDGYQVKDMENRERMRVAQTIALEVGSIEKAGYDHFLLKEIMEQPKSVGDLLRGRLDSENGTSHLGGLNVHDDFLRGQKRFLTIGCGTAYYAGLLGKYLLERMTKIPVDVEFGSEFRYRAPVLADGTLAVIITQSGETADTMASLRELKRQGVPTMGLVNVVGSSVAREVDGGMYLHAGPEISVASTKAFTSQVAAQLLLGLQIARLKGLSITEGRSIIAALEDLPKKIEQTLKLAPEIKKLAKKYAHFNNAMYLGRDTLYPVALEGSHKIKEVSYIHAEAYPAGEMKHGANALIDENLLVVFLVPKNALYSKAKSNLEEVRARSGRVLAIATEGDKEIAKEADDVIYIPEASEWIEPIIANIPLQLFAYYFAVERGTDVDQPRNLAKSVTVE; from the coding sequence ATGTGTGGAATTATCGGCTACATAGGTAATGGTAAGGCAGCTCCGGTTTTAACCGGCGGTTTGCGGCGTATGGAGTACCGTGGCTACGATTCGGCTGGCATCGCCGTAATCCAGGAGGGTCACTTAAAAACCATTAAGCGCCAGGGCAAAGTGGAGGAACTGGCCAAGGCTGTAAATGATGCCGATTTTCATGGACCGGTCGGTATCGGCCACACCCGCTGGGCAACCCACGGCGTACCCAGCGAAGCGAATGCCCATCCGCATATGGCAGGCCGAGTAGCCATTGTGCACAATGGAATAATAGAAAATTTTAGTGAACTCAAGAGCAAGCTTACAAGCGAAGGCGTGGAGTTTAAGAGCCAGACCGATAGCGAGGTGCTGGCCCATATGATTAGCGCTTACGTTCAAGAGGGCTGCGACCTGCCCCAGGCCGTGCAAAAAACCGTGCAGCAGGTGGTAGGCACTTTTGGTCTAGCCGTAATCGAGCGCGATCGGCCGGACGTGATCGTAGCCGCCCGCCGTGGCAGCCCCTTACTGATTGGGGTCGGTAATAATGAAATGTTCATTGCTAGCGATGCCACGGCGATTGTCGGCCATACCAATAAGGTAGTGTACCTGGAGGATGATGAGATAGCGATTTGCCGTCCGGACGGGTATCAGGTAAAAGATATGGAAAACCGTGAACGGATGCGTGTAGCGCAGACGATTGCGCTGGAAGTCGGCTCGATAGAAAAGGCCGGTTACGATCATTTTCTGCTTAAAGAAATAATGGAGCAGCCGAAATCAGTTGGCGACCTGCTGCGAGGCCGGTTAGACAGCGAAAACGGTACCAGTCACTTGGGCGGCCTAAATGTGCACGATGATTTTCTGCGTGGGCAAAAACGGTTTTTGACCATTGGCTGCGGCACGGCATATTATGCAGGGCTACTGGGCAAATACTTGCTTGAGCGGATGACCAAGATTCCGGTAGATGTCGAGTTTGGTTCGGAATTCCGCTACCGGGCGCCGGTGCTAGCCGATGGTACGCTGGCCGTCATTATCACCCAATCGGGTGAAACGGCCGACACCATGGCCTCGCTGCGTGAGCTTAAGCGTCAGGGCGTGCCGACTATGGGGCTAGTGAACGTGGTCGGTTCTTCGGTGGCTCGCGAGGTAGATGGGGGCATGTACCTGCATGCCGGCCCAGAGATCTCGGTGGCCTCCACTAAAGCCTTTACTTCACAGGTAGCGGCCCAGCTTCTGCTTGGCCTGCAGATTGCCAGGCTCAAGGGCTTAAGCATTACCGAGGGACGCTCTATTATTGCGGCGCTAGAAGACCTGCCTAAAAAAATTGAACAGACCTTAAAGCTAGCTCCCGAAATTAAGAAATTGGCGAAAAAATATGCTCATTTTAACAACGCGATGTATTTGGGTCGCGATACGCTGTACCCTGTGGCGCTGGAGGGTTCCCATAAGATCAAAGAGGTTTCATACATTCACGCCGAGGCCTACCCGGCCGGCGAAATGAAACATGGGGCCAATGCACTGATTGATGAGAACTTACTAGTTGTCTTCCTGGTGCCGAAAAACGCGCTTTACTCTAAGGCCAAAAGTAATCTGGAGGAGGTTCGGGCACGTTCCGGCCGGGTGCTGGCTATAGCTACGGAAGGGGATAAGGAGATAGCAAAAGAAGCCGATGATGTCATATATATACCAGAAGCCTCGGAGTGGATAGAGCCGATTATCGCTAATATCCCTCTGCAGCTTTTTGCCTACTATTTCGCGGTGGAGCGGGGGACAGACGTAGATCAGCCTCGCAACCTGGCTAAGAGCGTGACGGTTGAGTAG